The following proteins are co-located in the Candidatus Competibacteraceae bacterium genome:
- a CDS encoding diacylglycerol kinase, which yields MAFQNHRGWRRLVNATGYSWAGLKAAWRNEEAFRQEGLLCAVLAPLALWLGDGAVERVLLIGSLLLIVIVELLNTGIEAAIDRIGSEHHELSGRAKDIGSAAVFVALLNAGVVWLLLLFT from the coding sequence ATGGCCTTTCAAAACCATAGGGGATGGCGCCGGCTGGTCAATGCCACCGGCTATTCCTGGGCCGGTCTGAAGGCGGCTTGGCGCAACGAGGAAGCATTCCGGCAGGAGGGTTTGCTGTGCGCGGTGCTCGCGCCGCTGGCGTTGTGGCTGGGCGACGGCGCGGTGGAGCGGGTGCTGCTGATCGGCAGCCTGCTGCTGATCGTGATCGTCGAACTGCTGAACACCGGCATCGAGGCGGCGATTGACCGCATCGGTTCGGAGCATCACGAACTGTCGGGCCGGGCCAAGGATATCGGCTCGGCGGCGGTGTTCGTGGCGCTGCTGAACGCTGGCGTGGTCTGGCTGCTGCTGCTGTTCACCTAA